CCGGCCGAGCGGCCGGTCGAACCCGCTCCCAGAACCTCTTCCCGTTCGACCACCACCACGTCTCGGCACCCGAGGGCAGCGAGGTGAAAGGCGGTGCTGACGCCCATCACGCCACCACCGATGATGACCACGTCCGCACGGCGAGGGACCCGCCTGCCGCCTGCCTCCATGTCTGCCTCCTCCGGGGGCCGGCTCCGCCCGTAGCGGTGGCGGGCGCCCCCCCTTTCCCCGGGATCGCAAATGCCCGGCGCCGCCCTGGGGACGGGCGGACGCCGGGCAGCCTCGCTCTTGCCTCTGCGGCCTGCTGGGACGCTCAGGGCGTCGCGGCGGCCGCCTCAACCGCGGCGTCGGTTTGGATGAGCCCGTACCCCGTTGCGCCAGCCCCCCAGGAGACTGTCTCGGTCGTGCCCCACGGCGTCTTGATCTGGGCGCTGCCGGGCGGGATGGGCAAAGCCGTCGCCCTCAGGATGGCCTGCGCCTCCTGCTGGGTCAGGTTTGGCTTCACCTGCAGCATCAGCGCTGCGGTACCGGCGACGTGCGGCGACGC
The Bacillota bacterium genome window above contains:
- a CDS encoding FAD-dependent oxidoreductase, coding for MEAGGRRVPRRADVVIIGGGVMGVSTAFHLAALGCRDVVVVEREEVLGAGSTGRSAG